Proteins found in one Arthrobacter sp. U41 genomic segment:
- a CDS encoding SOS response-associated peptidase → MCGRYVMARAVGDLLAEFDAELEDEIAVPPSWNVAPTADVPVLLERLVDGKPVRQLHIARWGLVPSWAKDPGIGSKMINARSESVLEKPAFRKATRSRRCAVPADGYYEWKGEGRAKQPYYVHPRDGHPIVFAGLYEWWKDPSKAENDPGRWLLSTSIMTTDSPPEGYAGGMLAELTALHDRVPLPMDRGTMQAWLDPQADDAAGLVDLVRAGAHDVAEGWTIDAVGTAVGNVKNDSPELIQPVGSLF, encoded by the coding sequence ATGTGTGGACGCTATGTGATGGCCCGGGCCGTTGGAGATCTCCTGGCCGAGTTTGACGCCGAACTTGAGGACGAGATTGCGGTTCCGCCGTCCTGGAACGTGGCCCCGACGGCCGATGTGCCGGTCCTGCTGGAACGGCTGGTGGACGGGAAACCGGTCCGCCAGCTCCACATTGCCCGGTGGGGTCTGGTGCCGTCCTGGGCCAAGGACCCCGGGATCGGCTCGAAGATGATCAACGCCCGCAGTGAAAGCGTGCTGGAGAAACCGGCGTTCCGGAAGGCCACCCGTTCCCGGCGCTGTGCCGTTCCCGCCGACGGCTACTACGAATGGAAGGGCGAGGGCCGGGCCAAGCAGCCCTACTACGTCCACCCGCGGGACGGGCATCCGATTGTCTTCGCCGGACTCTACGAATGGTGGAAGGACCCGTCCAAGGCCGAGAATGATCCCGGGCGCTGGCTGCTCTCGACGTCGATCATGACCACCGACTCGCCGCCGGAAGGCTACGCCGGGGGAATGCTGGCCGAACTCACGGCCCTGCACGACCGGGTTCCGCTGCCGATGGACCGCGGGACGATGCAGGCGTGGCTGGATCCGCAGGCCGACGATGCAGCCGGGCTGGTGGACCTGGTCCGGGCCGGGGCGCACGACGTTGCGGAGGGGTGGACGATCGACGCCGTCGGCACCGCCGTTGGGAACGTGAAAAACGACTCCCCGGAACTCATCCAGCCGGTCGGGAGCCTGTTCTAG
- a CDS encoding mycoredoxin, giving the protein MDFTPESGTITMFSTTWCGYCNRLKKQLDAQGIGYTEINIEEVDGTADLVEKLNGGNRTVPTVLFPDGTAATNPSAAEVKSRLAA; this is encoded by the coding sequence GTGGACTTCACCCCCGAATCCGGCACCATCACCATGTTTTCGACCACCTGGTGCGGCTACTGCAACCGTCTGAAGAAGCAGCTGGACGCCCAGGGCATCGGGTACACCGAGATCAACATCGAAGAAGTTGACGGCACCGCAGATCTCGTGGAGAAGCTCAACGGAGGCAACCGGACCGTACCCACCGTGCTGTTCCCGGACGGCACCGCAGCCACCAACCCCTCCGCCGCTGAGGTCAAGAGCCGCCTCGCGGCCTAG
- a CDS encoding S-(hydroxymethyl)mycothiol dehydrogenase — translation MVHKVKGAVVRSKGAPVTLETILVPDPGPGEALVDILTCGVCHTDLHYKQGAINDDFPFLLGHEATGVVSAVGPDVTQVAPGDRVVLNWRAVCGECRACRRGQGQYCFNTHNATQKMTLEDGTELSAALGIGAFAEKTLVAAGQCTKVDPDADPAAIGLLGCGVMAGIGAAINTGNVKRGDSVAVIGCGGVGVAAIAGAALAGATTVIAVDIDPKKLERAKDLGATHTVDSSAVDPVEAIRELTGGFGADVVIDAVGRPETYKQAFYARDLAGTVVLVGVPSPEMTLELPLLDVFGRGGSLKSSWYGDCLPSRDFPMLIDLYRQGRLDLDAFVSERITIDQIEEAFEKMHSGAVLRSVVEL, via the coding sequence ATGGTCCATAAAGTCAAAGGCGCAGTTGTCCGCTCCAAGGGAGCGCCCGTCACCCTGGAGACCATCCTGGTCCCGGATCCCGGACCCGGCGAGGCCCTGGTGGACATCCTGACCTGCGGTGTCTGCCACACCGACCTGCACTACAAGCAGGGCGCCATCAACGACGACTTTCCGTTCCTGCTCGGACACGAGGCCACCGGCGTCGTGAGCGCCGTTGGTCCGGACGTTACGCAGGTGGCCCCCGGCGACCGCGTGGTGCTGAACTGGCGCGCCGTCTGCGGCGAATGCCGCGCGTGCCGCCGCGGCCAGGGGCAGTACTGCTTCAACACCCACAACGCCACCCAGAAGATGACGCTCGAGGACGGTACCGAGCTCTCGGCTGCCCTGGGCATCGGAGCCTTCGCGGAGAAGACCCTCGTCGCCGCGGGCCAGTGCACCAAGGTTGACCCCGACGCCGATCCCGCCGCCATCGGCCTGCTCGGCTGCGGCGTGATGGCAGGCATCGGCGCGGCCATCAACACCGGCAACGTCAAGCGCGGCGATTCCGTCGCCGTCATCGGCTGCGGCGGCGTCGGCGTGGCTGCCATAGCCGGCGCCGCGCTCGCCGGCGCCACCACCGTCATCGCCGTCGACATTGACCCGAAGAAGCTCGAACGCGCCAAGGACCTCGGCGCCACCCACACCGTGGACTCCTCCGCCGTCGATCCGGTCGAGGCAATCCGGGAGCTGACCGGCGGTTTCGGCGCAGACGTCGTGATCGACGCCGTCGGGCGCCCGGAGACGTACAAGCAGGCGTTCTACGCCCGAGACCTCGCCGGCACCGTGGTGCTGGTCGGTGTTCCCAGCCCCGAGATGACTCTGGAACTGCCGCTGCTGGACGTGTTCGGCCGCGGCGGCTCGCTCAAGTCCTCGTGGTACGGCGACTGCCTCCCCTCGCGGGACTTCCCCATGCTGATCGACCTCTACCGGCAGGGCAGGCTGGACCTGGACGCCTTCGTCTCTGAGCGGATCACGATCGACCAGATCGAGGAAGCCTTCGAGAAGATGCACTCCGGCGCGGTGCTGCGCTCCGTGGTGGAACTGTGA
- a CDS encoding MBL fold metallo-hydrolase — MSRPAGGLRIDRLITSGTFSLDGGTWDVDNNVWIVGNDAECIVIDPAHDAAAVEAAVAGRTVKAILLTHGHDDHIAAVGEFRGRVNAPVYLNREDWMLWKRVFPGTEPDHAIEDGDTFDVAGARLVALHTPGHSPGSMCFSLPGEGTVFSGDTLFQGGPGATGRSYSDFPTIIESIRGRLLTLPADTVVRTGHGGPTTVGAEAPQLEDWIARGH, encoded by the coding sequence GTGAGCAGGCCCGCGGGCGGGCTGCGGATCGACCGGCTTATCACCTCGGGCACCTTCTCGCTCGACGGCGGCACCTGGGACGTCGACAACAACGTCTGGATCGTGGGCAACGACGCCGAATGCATCGTGATCGACCCGGCGCACGACGCCGCCGCGGTCGAGGCGGCCGTCGCGGGCCGGACCGTGAAGGCGATCCTGCTGACCCACGGCCACGATGACCACATCGCCGCCGTCGGCGAGTTCCGCGGCCGGGTCAACGCCCCGGTCTATCTCAACCGCGAGGACTGGATGCTCTGGAAGCGTGTGTTCCCCGGAACCGAACCGGATCACGCGATCGAGGACGGGGACACCTTCGACGTTGCCGGCGCACGGCTCGTGGCGCTGCACACCCCGGGACATTCCCCTGGCTCCATGTGCTTCTCGCTGCCGGGCGAAGGCACCGTCTTCAGCGGCGACACCCTGTTCCAGGGTGGTCCGGGCGCCACCGGACGGTCCTACAGCGACTTCCCCACCATCATCGAGTCCATCAGGGGCAGGCTGCTGACGCTCCCGGCGGATACCGTGGTGCGGACCGGTCACGGCGGCCCGACGACGGTCGGCGCCGAAGCACCGCAGCTTGAGGACTGGATCGCCCGGGGCCACTAG
- a CDS encoding chorismate mutase, translated as MDMSTNHEDEKAAKADREQLAAVRVAVDEVDEQIVSLIGRRERLIRIAGTLKADSAEVRAPGRVERVIEHVCATAEQKDIDVELVEKTYRAMIDAFITLELEVYKASS; from the coding sequence ATGGACATGTCCACAAATCACGAAGACGAAAAAGCTGCCAAGGCCGACCGGGAACAGCTCGCCGCCGTGCGGGTGGCTGTTGACGAGGTGGACGAGCAGATCGTGTCGCTGATTGGCCGCCGCGAGCGCCTGATCCGGATCGCCGGAACCCTGAAGGCCGACAGCGCGGAGGTGCGTGCCCCCGGACGCGTGGAGCGGGTTATCGAACACGTCTGCGCCACGGCGGAACAGAAGGACATCGACGTCGAACTCGTTGAGAAGACCTACCGGGCAATGATCGACGCGTTCATCACGCTCGAGCTGGAAGTCTACAAAGCCAGCTCCTAG
- a CDS encoding DNA polymerase III subunit alpha: protein MSFTHLHVSTAFSAHYGVSWPDELAAAAAADGATALACTDRDGLYGTVKHLLACMAAGLDPIVGVDLAVFDDDGDLRTQVGGRVLVLAHGNNRGAGYRALCRLISDAHARTTGKAGGAVPAAVTRAELASRTLHPETLKPVLTVLIGPDSDVGRAMGGRRYLRPRTLFKRWLDAMPPGTIAAEVVSQLSPPGEPLSTAHAVRMLKLAAEHGVPAVLSNAVRYVAEDGAATADVLDSARALKSLPELSAAPLLQPNGQGWLKSAAQMLQLGKEIMHSAGYGAADLKNLMAQTAALADRCRMDPVTDMGWKQPVVPEASVIGIAGDPLVELTLRCEAGISRRFPGITGKPAKELRSRLEHELRIIDSLGFAAYFLTVAEVSRMILDMGVRAAARGSGASSLVNYLIDVSQVNPLQHDLIFERFLSRDRATLPDIDIDVESAERHNVYRKIFERFGSGRVTLMSMQNGYRARGAVRDAGLALGMEEGEIGDIAKQLWRFSARNFREALVEKPELKEFAGRVGQRDISGNQQLDLLVDLTERLDRLPRHISMHPCGVILGDATLLDRTPVQPSGLGLPMSQFDKHDMDPMGMLKLDVLGVRMQSAMAFAVREVIRLHPSKAEVVAAGAHPAGPDGTGPDYIAEDGRIDLNAVPLDDEPTYELIRSTHTLGCFQIESPGQRELIGKLAPREFNDLIIDISLFRPGPMKSDMVRPFLEHRHGFAPEVYPHPDLKPVLQETHGVTVFHEQILKTFDVMTGCGLARADEFRRALGDEVLEGRVEEFFRKEARARGYSPAVVDKVWGTLKAFGSFGFCKAHGAAFAVPTYQSAWLKTHHPEAFLAGLWEHDPGMYPKRLLVSEARRLGIPILPLDINRSQAEYRVERVATGPDRGRLGIRLSLNGIYGLSGTELKRIVAGQPYDSLADLRARSRLSKPSIQRLAQLGAFDSLHRAAGGTANRADLVQHLQALQSRPQRKGHEVIEGQLSLPLGDVELKNLKTGLPAPTMVDTVRAELDLMAMDVSGHLMASHRPLLDRLGVTTADKLLGLRNGTEVLVAGVRVATQTPPMRGGRRVVFISIDDGTGCVDSVFFHEAQELAGPLLFGTRLLLIRGNTRRTGPRGISISASMAWDLSRTETLPFPVPASGIPENREPEPPGPLEGISRNLAITGLGG from the coding sequence ATGAGCTTTACCCATCTGCATGTCTCCACCGCCTTCAGTGCCCACTACGGGGTCTCCTGGCCGGATGAACTGGCGGCCGCCGCGGCCGCGGACGGGGCGACCGCGCTCGCCTGCACGGACCGCGACGGCCTCTACGGGACGGTCAAACACCTGTTGGCCTGCATGGCTGCGGGGCTGGACCCGATCGTCGGGGTGGACCTTGCGGTCTTTGACGACGACGGCGACCTCCGCACCCAAGTCGGGGGGCGCGTCCTCGTGCTGGCCCATGGGAACAACCGGGGCGCCGGCTACCGGGCCCTGTGCCGGCTGATCTCCGACGCGCATGCCCGCACCACGGGCAAGGCCGGGGGAGCGGTGCCCGCGGCCGTGACCCGGGCCGAGCTGGCCTCCCGCACCCTGCACCCGGAAACCCTCAAGCCGGTGCTGACCGTGCTGATCGGCCCGGACTCCGACGTCGGACGTGCCATGGGCGGCAGGCGCTACCTGCGCCCCCGCACCCTGTTCAAACGCTGGCTCGATGCCATGCCGCCTGGAACGATTGCCGCCGAGGTGGTCAGCCAGCTCAGCCCGCCGGGCGAACCGCTCAGCACCGCCCACGCGGTGCGGATGCTCAAGCTCGCCGCCGAACACGGGGTTCCCGCCGTGCTCAGCAATGCCGTGCGGTATGTCGCCGAGGACGGAGCGGCCACCGCGGACGTGCTGGATTCAGCCCGCGCGCTGAAATCGCTTCCCGAACTCTCCGCCGCCCCGCTGCTCCAGCCCAACGGGCAGGGCTGGCTCAAATCCGCGGCGCAGATGCTCCAGCTGGGAAAGGAGATCATGCACTCCGCCGGGTACGGCGCCGCGGACCTCAAGAACCTGATGGCGCAGACCGCGGCGCTCGCGGACCGTTGCCGGATGGACCCGGTGACGGACATGGGATGGAAACAGCCCGTAGTGCCGGAAGCCTCGGTGATCGGCATCGCCGGGGACCCCCTCGTTGAACTCACCCTGCGCTGCGAAGCGGGCATCAGCAGGCGGTTCCCTGGGATCACCGGCAAGCCCGCCAAGGAGCTCCGCTCGCGGCTGGAGCACGAGCTGAGGATCATCGACAGCCTGGGCTTCGCCGCGTACTTCCTGACCGTGGCCGAGGTCTCCCGGATGATCCTGGACATGGGGGTAAGGGCAGCGGCGCGCGGCTCGGGCGCCTCCAGCCTGGTCAACTACCTGATCGATGTCAGCCAGGTGAACCCGCTCCAGCACGACCTCATCTTCGAGCGCTTCCTCTCCCGGGACCGCGCCACCCTCCCGGACATCGACATCGACGTCGAAAGCGCCGAACGGCACAACGTGTACCGGAAGATCTTTGAGCGCTTCGGCTCCGGGCGCGTCACGCTCATGAGCATGCAAAACGGCTACCGCGCTCGCGGTGCCGTGCGGGACGCCGGCCTGGCGCTGGGCATGGAGGAAGGCGAGATCGGGGACATCGCCAAGCAGCTGTGGCGGTTCTCGGCCCGGAACTTCCGCGAAGCCCTCGTGGAGAAGCCTGAGCTGAAGGAATTCGCCGGCCGGGTGGGGCAGCGGGACATCAGCGGGAACCAGCAGCTGGACCTCCTGGTGGACCTCACCGAACGGCTGGACCGGCTGCCGCGCCACATCTCCATGCACCCCTGCGGGGTCATCCTGGGGGACGCCACCCTGCTGGACCGGACCCCCGTGCAGCCCAGCGGACTGGGCCTGCCGATGAGCCAGTTCGACAAGCACGACATGGACCCGATGGGCATGCTCAAACTCGATGTCCTTGGCGTCCGGATGCAAAGCGCCATGGCCTTCGCCGTCCGCGAGGTGATCCGCCTGCATCCCTCCAAAGCCGAGGTGGTGGCAGCCGGGGCCCACCCGGCGGGGCCGGACGGGACGGGCCCGGACTACATCGCCGAGGACGGCCGGATCGACCTCAATGCCGTGCCGCTCGACGACGAACCCACCTATGAGCTGATCCGGAGCACCCACACCCTGGGCTGCTTCCAGATCGAATCACCCGGGCAGCGGGAGCTCATCGGCAAACTCGCCCCCCGGGAGTTCAACGACCTCATCATCGACATCTCCCTCTTCCGCCCGGGCCCGATGAAATCGGACATGGTCCGGCCCTTCCTGGAACACCGGCACGGCTTCGCCCCCGAGGTCTATCCGCACCCTGACCTCAAACCGGTCCTCCAGGAGACCCACGGCGTCACCGTGTTCCATGAGCAGATCCTGAAAACTTTCGACGTCATGACCGGCTGCGGGCTGGCGCGGGCTGACGAATTCCGCCGCGCCCTCGGCGACGAGGTGCTGGAAGGCCGGGTGGAGGAGTTCTTCCGGAAGGAGGCCCGCGCCCGGGGGTACAGTCCCGCAGTGGTGGACAAGGTCTGGGGGACGCTCAAGGCCTTCGGCAGCTTCGGGTTCTGCAAAGCGCACGGCGCCGCCTTTGCCGTGCCCACCTACCAGTCAGCCTGGCTCAAGACCCACCACCCGGAAGCGTTCCTCGCCGGGCTGTGGGAACACGATCCGGGCATGTATCCCAAGCGTCTCCTCGTGTCCGAGGCCCGGCGGCTGGGGATCCCGATCCTGCCCCTGGATATCAACCGGAGCCAGGCCGAGTACCGGGTGGAACGCGTGGCCACCGGCCCGGACCGCGGCAGGCTGGGCATCCGGCTGAGCCTGAACGGCATCTACGGTCTCTCCGGAACCGAGCTGAAAAGGATTGTGGCGGGACAGCCCTATGACTCGCTCGCGGACCTGCGGGCCAGGTCCCGGCTGAGCAAACCAAGCATCCAGCGGCTGGCCCAGCTGGGCGCCTTCGACTCCCTGCACCGCGCCGCCGGTGGAACCGCCAACCGCGCGGACCTGGTGCAGCACCTGCAGGCCCTGCAAAGCCGGCCGCAGCGCAAAGGCCACGAGGTGATCGAGGGGCAGCTGTCGCTGCCGCTGGGCGACGTCGAGCTGAAGAACCTCAAGACCGGGCTGCCCGCACCCACCATGGTGGATACCGTCCGGGCCGAACTGGACCTGATGGCCATGGATGTCAGCGGACATCTGATGGCCAGCCACCGGCCGCTGCTGGACCGGCTCGGCGTCACCACTGCGGACAAGCTGCTGGGGCTGCGCAACGGCACCGAGGTGCTGGTCGCCGGAGTCCGCGTCGCCACCCAGACCCCGCCCATGCGGGGAGGCCGCCGCGTGGTGTTCATCAGCATCGACGACGGCACCGGCTGTGTGGACTCGGTGTTCTTCCATGAGGCCCAGGAGCTGGCGGGGCCGCTGCTGTTCGGCACCCGGCTGCTGCTGATCCGGGGAAACACCCGGCGGACCGGGCCGCGGGGGATCAGCATCAGCGCCAGCATGGCCTGGGACCTGAGCCGCACCGAAACCCTGCCGTTCCCGGTCCCGGCGTCCGGGATCCCGGAAAACCGGGAACCGGAGCCTCCGGGGCCGCTGGAGGGGATCAGCCGCAACCTCGCCATCACCGGGCTGGGAGGCTGA
- a CDS encoding FAD-dependent oxidoreductase has translation MKTVIVGGVAAGASTGARLRRLDESAEIVILERDHYVSFANCGLPYHIGGMIPERESLLLQTPESLAKSLALDVRTGQEVMRIDLAAKEVEVHDKEQGRTYRESYDKLVLCTGAEPVRPPIPGADDARVDVLRNIPDMDRIIAHLDRGASSAVVVGGSYIGLELTEAFRARGLQTTVVERTERLMPWLDPEMTQILDYHVSTQDVDLRLGISATAVRRTENDRLVLDLSDGTGIETDVVVMASGARPNVALARDAGLTIGARGGIVVDPQMRTSAPDVLAAGDAVETAHFLTGQPVLSMLAGPANRQGRIAADTIAGRSSAYRGSQGTAVVKVFEMTAGGTGMTETELRAAGMEYRKVYTHQNGHAAYYPGTSPLFLKVLFAPGDGKLLGGQVLGWDGVDKRIDVLAVALRAGMSIYDLEHLELAYAPPYGAAKDPVNMAGFIGANLLRGDVALWYPEEFPECADRVTLLDTRTEEEFAAWHLPGAILVPYTELRQRLDEVPRDKPVYTYCRSGFRSYIAYCVLKQNGFDDVALLSGGTMTYHGYHRTPLTVGHGGMPMVAHAEDDLARLPGALENI, from the coding sequence ATGAAGACAGTCATCGTTGGAGGAGTCGCGGCGGGCGCGTCGACCGGCGCCCGTCTGAGGCGCCTCGACGAGTCGGCCGAGATCGTCATTCTCGAGCGGGACCACTACGTCTCGTTCGCCAACTGCGGCCTGCCCTACCACATCGGCGGAATGATCCCCGAGCGTGAGAGCCTCCTGCTCCAGACACCCGAAAGCCTGGCTAAGAGCCTGGCGCTCGACGTGCGGACCGGACAAGAGGTCATGCGCATCGACCTGGCCGCCAAGGAGGTCGAGGTTCACGATAAGGAACAGGGGCGGACGTACCGGGAGTCCTACGACAAGCTTGTGCTGTGCACGGGGGCCGAGCCGGTCCGGCCCCCGATCCCCGGTGCGGACGACGCCCGGGTCGACGTGTTGCGCAACATCCCGGACATGGACCGGATCATTGCCCATCTGGACCGCGGGGCCTCCAGCGCCGTGGTCGTCGGCGGCAGCTACATCGGGCTGGAACTCACGGAGGCGTTCCGGGCACGGGGGCTGCAGACGACAGTCGTCGAGCGGACTGAACGGCTGATGCCGTGGCTGGACCCCGAGATGACCCAGATCCTGGACTACCACGTCAGCACCCAGGACGTGGACCTTAGACTCGGCATCTCCGCCACCGCGGTCCGCCGCACGGAGAACGACCGGCTGGTCCTCGACCTTTCCGACGGCACGGGCATCGAGACCGACGTCGTGGTCATGGCCTCCGGTGCACGTCCGAACGTGGCCCTCGCCCGGGACGCCGGCCTGACGATCGGAGCCCGCGGGGGCATCGTGGTTGACCCGCAGATGCGCACATCGGCACCCGACGTCCTCGCCGCCGGTGACGCCGTGGAGACCGCTCACTTCCTCACGGGCCAGCCGGTGCTCTCGATGCTGGCGGGCCCGGCGAACCGGCAGGGCCGGATCGCCGCCGACACGATCGCCGGCCGGAGCAGCGCGTACCGCGGTTCGCAGGGGACGGCCGTGGTCAAGGTGTTCGAGATGACCGCAGGCGGCACCGGGATGACCGAGACCGAGCTGCGTGCCGCGGGGATGGAGTACCGCAAGGTTTACACCCACCAGAACGGCCACGCGGCCTACTACCCCGGCACCTCGCCGCTGTTCCTGAAGGTGCTGTTCGCCCCGGGGGACGGGAAGCTGCTGGGTGGACAGGTGCTCGGCTGGGACGGCGTCGACAAACGCATCGACGTTCTTGCCGTTGCGCTGCGCGCCGGGATGTCGATTTACGACCTGGAGCATCTGGAGCTCGCCTACGCCCCGCCGTACGGTGCGGCGAAAGACCCCGTGAACATGGCGGGCTTCATCGGCGCCAACCTGCTGCGCGGCGACGTCGCCCTCTGGTATCCCGAGGAGTTCCCCGAATGCGCCGACCGGGTGACCCTTCTGGACACCCGTACCGAGGAGGAGTTCGCCGCCTGGCACCTCCCCGGGGCGATCCTGGTTCCCTACACGGAGCTGCGCCAGCGTCTCGACGAGGTGCCCCGCGACAAGCCCGTATACACCTACTGCCGCTCGGGCTTCCGCAGCTACATCGCCTACTGCGTGCTGAAGCAGAACGGGTTCGACGACGTGGCCCTGCTCTCCGGCGGGACGATGACCTACCACGGCTACCACCGGACGCCACTGACCGTGGGCCACGGCGGGATGCCGATGGTGGCCCACGCTGAGGATGATCTTGCCCGGCTGCCCGGGGCCCTCGAGAACATTTGA
- a CDS encoding VOC family protein — protein sequence MQPRVDLISLGVRSVDASRSFYVDGLGWPVHREVRGEVLFIQANHGLILTLWDAGQMQAEAGTDPPTGSPSITLSHNLGSAAEVDSVMAEAAAAGAAIIAAPKTQSWGGYTGYFADPDGYRWEVAFNPSWAVDGAGKVTL from the coding sequence ATGCAGCCACGAGTCGATTTAATTTCACTGGGTGTCCGCAGCGTTGATGCCTCCCGCAGTTTCTATGTGGATGGCCTGGGCTGGCCCGTCCACCGGGAAGTCCGGGGAGAGGTCCTCTTCATCCAGGCCAATCACGGCCTCATCCTTACGCTCTGGGACGCCGGGCAGATGCAGGCCGAAGCCGGCACCGATCCTCCCACCGGCAGTCCGAGCATCACGCTGAGCCACAACCTGGGCAGCGCAGCGGAAGTCGACTCGGTGATGGCGGAGGCGGCGGCGGCCGGAGCGGCCATCATTGCAGCGCCGAAGACCCAGTCCTGGGGCGGCTACACCGGATACTTCGCCGATCCCGACGGCTACCGCTGGGAAGTTGCCTTCAATCCCAGCTGGGCGGTCGACGGCGCCGGGAAAGTGACACTCTGA
- a CDS encoding DUF2177 family protein, translated as MVILQFLVVAAAFAVIDSVWLKSMSKFYRNHLGHLMADKPNLGYAVAFYVLYIAGIVFFALQPALDGGSWLTALGYGAALGTFAYATYDLTNAATLKNWPLVIVVADIAWGAVLTGLATVVGWLVFH; from the coding sequence ATGGTCATCTTGCAGTTCCTCGTCGTAGCCGCCGCGTTCGCCGTCATCGATTCCGTCTGGCTCAAGTCGATGAGCAAGTTCTACCGGAACCATCTGGGCCACCTCATGGCGGACAAACCCAATCTAGGGTACGCCGTCGCCTTCTACGTCCTGTACATCGCAGGGATCGTCTTCTTCGCCCTCCAGCCGGCGCTCGACGGCGGCAGCTGGCTCACGGCGCTCGGTTACGGCGCGGCGCTGGGCACCTTCGCCTACGCCACCTACGACCTCACCAACGCCGCAACCCTGAAGAACTGGCCGCTGGTCATCGTGGTGGCGGACATCGCCTGGGGCGCGGTGCTGACCGGCCTGGCCACCGTCGTCGGCTGGCTGGTCTTCCACTAG
- a CDS encoding lipoate--protein ligase family protein, with product MTIREHNKMPEAAGAPRTLTIFRQEKSLGAAADLDLALELLRKVKTGEVGPMLRLYRPAPTVAFGQRDTHLPGFDAAAQACRELGFEPLIRKAGGRAAAYHEGTLVIDHLEPDTDAIAGAKGRFSFFGELLAAALRSAGVDAAVGEIPGEYCPGEFSVHGQDPEFPLHQLKLIGTAQRVVAGGWLFSSVIVVENSAPIRAVLEASYAALGLDWDPATAGAVNDLVPHLDVDAIEDAVIGTYARYAALGYGDFGSLLD from the coding sequence ATGACCATAAGGGAGCATAACAAGATGCCGGAGGCCGCGGGCGCACCACGGACGCTGACGATTTTCCGGCAGGAGAAATCCCTGGGCGCCGCCGCGGACCTGGACCTCGCGCTCGAACTGCTGCGGAAGGTCAAAACCGGCGAGGTCGGGCCGATGCTCCGGCTCTACCGCCCGGCGCCCACCGTGGCCTTCGGACAGCGGGACACGCATCTGCCGGGCTTCGACGCCGCGGCGCAGGCCTGCCGCGAGCTCGGCTTTGAACCGCTGATCCGCAAGGCCGGGGGTCGCGCCGCCGCCTACCACGAGGGGACCCTGGTGATCGACCACCTGGAACCGGACACGGATGCGATCGCCGGGGCCAAGGGACGCTTCTCCTTCTTCGGCGAACTGCTGGCCGCCGCGCTGCGGAGCGCCGGCGTGGACGCCGCGGTGGGGGAGATCCCCGGTGAATACTGCCCCGGTGAATTCAGCGTCCACGGCCAGGATCCGGAGTTTCCACTGCACCAGCTCAAGCTCATCGGCACGGCCCAGCGTGTGGTGGCCGGAGGCTGGCTGTTCAGCTCGGTCATCGTGGTGGAGAACTCGGCCCCGATCCGCGCGGTGCTGGAGGCCAGTTACGCCGCCCTGGGCCTGGACTGGGACCCGGCCACAGCCGGCGCCGTCAACGACCTCGTCCCGCACCTGGACGTGGACGCCATCGAGGACGCCGTGATCGGCACCTACGCCCGCTACGCCGCCCTGGGCTACGGCGATTTCGGCAGCCTGCTGGACTGA
- a CDS encoding DUF6504 family protein gives MGMFSESVDVACTPSGQPLKLDWAGRHYTVCADPVRWYERRQWWAEEQRAPLGSGPGLVDHEIWRVQVRPEDSPGTESSITLDLTRHVGSGRWRLLRIHDGRLPVQEPESA, from the coding sequence ATGGGCATGTTCAGCGAGTCGGTGGACGTCGCCTGCACGCCTTCAGGCCAGCCCTTGAAACTCGACTGGGCCGGCCGGCACTACACCGTCTGCGCGGACCCGGTCCGCTGGTATGAGCGCCGCCAATGGTGGGCGGAAGAACAGCGGGCGCCGCTGGGCAGCGGCCCGGGCCTGGTGGACCATGAGATCTGGCGGGTGCAGGTGCGCCCGGAGGATTCCCCCGGCACCGAAAGCTCCATCACCCTTGACCTCACCCGGCATGTGGGCAGCGGACGCTGGCGCCTGCTGCGGATCCACGACGGCAGGCTTCCAGTCCAAGAGCCCGAATCAGCATGA